The following coding sequences lie in one Miscanthus floridulus cultivar M001 chromosome 9, ASM1932011v1, whole genome shotgun sequence genomic window:
- the LOC136479993 gene encoding uncharacterized protein, translated as MAIPNYTYLKLKIPGPDEVITVGTSFQRAYECEVECCGHATAIVASGELGAIKKEVPKEALDAKKLTKSFKPMEGSQEVLIDPDNPDGKVVRIDTTLSSK; from the coding sequence atggccatccccaactatacatacctcaagctaaagataccAGGCCCCGACGaggtcatcaccgttggcacctccttccagcgcgcctatgagtgcgaggtcgagtgctgtggtcacgccacagcaatcgtcgcctctggAGAGCTCGgtgccatcaagaaggaggttcCCAAAGAAGCACTCGACGCCAAGAAGTTGACCAAGTCTTTCAAGCCTATGGAAGGCTCtcaagaggtcctcatagatcccgacAACCCCGATGGCAAGGTGGTGCGCATTgacaccacgctttcctctaaatag